A portion of the Trichocoleus sp. genome contains these proteins:
- a CDS encoding response regulator — protein MTMKGLQVATITTKTILLINSESNVREVVEACLTHLGGWQILSTGSPSEGLRLAIQDQPDAIVFDLSTFGLDFYTFLKRLQAQPATGAIPVVLIATGTKWLNIKPLQRFQLAGVIDYSVDPTTLPQQIATLLNWDTEQLISEAEGYSS, from the coding sequence ATGACTATGAAGGGTTTACAGGTGGCAACAATAACCACCAAAACAATTTTGTTGATTAATAGTGAATCGAATGTTCGAGAAGTGGTAGAAGCCTGCCTCACTCATCTTGGTGGATGGCAGATATTGAGTACAGGTTCTCCATCAGAAGGGCTACGGCTGGCAATTCAGGATCAGCCCGATGCGATCGTCTTCGATCTCTCCACGTTTGGCTTAGATTTTTATACCTTCTTGAAGCGACTACAAGCCCAACCTGCAACTGGAGCCATTCCTGTAGTGTTAATAGCAACTGGAACAAAATGGCTGAATATCAAACCATTGCAACGGTTTCAATTGGCAGGAGTCATTGATTATTCTGTCGATCCAACCACGCTTCCGCAGCAAATCGCTACGCTGTTGAACTGGGATACAGAACAACTCATATCTGAGGCTGAAGGCTACAGCTCCTAG
- a CDS encoding response regulator produces the protein MNDRKILIVDDEEHLRELVQACLEDLAGWDTVIAVSGEECLQILQTEQVSAILLDVSMPGMNGVAVYEQLQSSPITQAIPVILLTAKVLPSDRAKFAEIGVAGVISKPIEPATLVAEVAEILHWDE, from the coding sequence ATGAACGACAGAAAGATTTTAATCGTTGATGATGAGGAACATCTCCGGGAACTGGTACAGGCTTGCTTAGAAGACCTGGCAGGCTGGGATACCGTAATCGCCGTCTCTGGAGAAGAATGCTTGCAGATTTTACAGACTGAACAGGTCAGTGCAATTTTGCTGGATGTGTCAATGCCGGGAATGAATGGGGTTGCTGTTTATGAACAGCTTCAGAGCAGTCCAATCACTCAAGCGATTCCAGTGATTCTGCTAACGGCAAAAGTATTGCCGAGCGATCGCGCTAAATTCGCTGAGATAGGCGTTGCTGGGGTTATTTCCAAACCGATTGAACCCGCCACTTTAGTTGCAGAAGTTGCAGAGATCTTGCACTGGGATGAATAG